The following are encoded together in the Fimbriiglobus ruber genome:
- a CDS encoding glycosyltransferase family 2 protein yields MPGSPTDNLWVILVDFNGIDDTRKCLDSLAGQPTPPRTVVVDNASRTDVAAALAAEFPWASFVRSSVNGGWAGGNNLGMKFALERGADLMILLNNDTTVAPDFVDRLRAAAASHPDYGVLGPVIRYMAPPCEVQTDGVRFNHPSEPGFFQRHPVALDRRDPPVVAEVDIVNGCCLMVRRGVVEKIGYVDEQFFLIHEESDFCLRTQRAGFRNGVVAEALVWHKGSSTFKREGKGFQRYFDARNLVRLLKRHGRRRGSRGLIPSFAHYLRYAYHRFATERESGFDASATAVLEGFYDALLGRYGPHSEASRPGLGVLRWVFSTAWKWGGGRVTATSSGPVRTTPPG; encoded by the coding sequence ATGCCCGGTAGCCCGACCGACAATCTGTGGGTCATTCTCGTCGACTTCAACGGAATAGACGACACCCGGAAGTGCCTCGACTCGCTCGCCGGCCAGCCGACCCCGCCGCGGACGGTGGTCGTCGACAATGCGTCGCGCACGGACGTGGCGGCGGCCCTGGCGGCGGAGTTCCCCTGGGCGTCATTCGTTCGCTCCTCGGTGAACGGCGGGTGGGCGGGGGGTAACAACCTGGGGATGAAGTTCGCGCTCGAGCGGGGGGCGGACCTCATGATCCTGCTCAACAACGACACGACGGTCGCCCCCGATTTCGTCGACCGGCTGCGGGCCGCCGCCGCGTCACACCCCGACTATGGCGTCCTCGGCCCCGTCATCCGGTACATGGCGCCGCCGTGCGAGGTGCAGACCGACGGCGTCCGCTTCAACCACCCGAGCGAGCCGGGGTTCTTTCAGCGTCACCCCGTCGCCCTCGACCGCCGCGACCCGCCGGTCGTGGCCGAGGTCGACATTGTGAACGGGTGTTGCCTGATGGTGCGGCGGGGGGTGGTCGAAAAGATCGGGTACGTGGACGAACAATTCTTCCTGATTCACGAGGAGTCCGACTTTTGCCTCCGGACCCAGCGGGCCGGGTTTCGAAACGGGGTCGTCGCCGAGGCACTGGTGTGGCATAAAGGGTCGAGTACGTTCAAGCGTGAAGGGAAAGGGTTCCAGCGGTACTTCGACGCGCGGAACCTCGTCCGCCTGCTGAAGCGACACGGCCGCCGCCGCGGGTCGCGCGGGCTCATCCCGTCGTTCGCCCACTACCTGCGGTATGCCTATCACCGCTTCGCGACCGAACGGGAGAGCGGCTTCGATGCGTCCGCGACCGCGGTACTCGAAGGGTTCTACGACGCATTACTCGGCCGATACGGCCCGCACTCCGAAGCTTCCCGGCCCGGCTTGGGCGTCTTGCGGTGGGTTTTTTCGACCGCGTGGAAATGGGGCGGGGGCAGGGTCACAGCGACCAGTTCGGGCCCGGTCCGAACTACGCCCCCTGGATGA
- a CDS encoding 3-keto-disaccharide hydrolase, whose protein sequence is MWVRRALSVAGVVGVGVVANVLFAAGEYKSGIVWPEPAVVTPGETPGAPPSDAVVLFDGKDLSKWNKGDNWVIADGIATSAKSDIQTKDSFGDCQFHLEFATPEKVSGSGQGRGNSGIYFMGRYEVQILDSFNNPTYFDGQCASIYKQTPPMVNASRKPGEWQVYDILFEAPRFGEEDKVTKPAAVTVFHNGVAVQNHFELIGGTYYDRPAAYSKHPEKQPITLQFHGNPVRFRNIWIRDIKPLVGTKPANP, encoded by the coding sequence ATGTGGGTTCGTCGGGCTCTATCTGTTGCGGGCGTGGTCGGCGTCGGGGTGGTCGCAAACGTCTTGTTCGCGGCCGGTGAGTACAAGAGTGGGATCGTTTGGCCGGAGCCGGCCGTCGTGACCCCGGGCGAAACGCCGGGGGCGCCGCCGTCGGACGCCGTGGTTCTGTTCGACGGCAAAGACCTCTCGAAGTGGAACAAGGGCGACAACTGGGTCATTGCGGACGGGATCGCGACTTCGGCCAAGTCCGACATTCAGACCAAGGACTCGTTCGGCGACTGCCAGTTTCACCTGGAGTTCGCCACGCCGGAAAAGGTCAGTGGGAGCGGCCAGGGGCGGGGTAACAGCGGGATTTACTTCATGGGCCGGTACGAGGTGCAAATCCTCGACTCGTTCAACAACCCGACGTATTTCGACGGCCAGTGCGCGTCGATTTACAAACAAACCCCGCCGATGGTGAACGCGAGCCGCAAACCGGGCGAGTGGCAGGTGTACGACATCCTCTTTGAAGCTCCGCGGTTCGGCGAAGAAGACAAGGTGACGAAGCCGGCGGCCGTGACCGTGTTCCACAACGGCGTCGCCGTGCAGAACCACTTCGAGCTGATCGGCGGCACCTACTACGACCGCCCGGCCGCTTACTCCAAACACCCCGAGAAACAACCGATCACGCTGCAATTCCACGGTAACCCGGTCCGCTTCCGCAACATCTGGATTCGGGATATCAAGCCGCTCGTGGGCACCAAGCCGGCGAATCCGTAA
- a CDS encoding DUF5009 domain-containing protein, whose protein sequence is MDAYRGTVMFLLLAEALRLAAVAKALPESGLWKFLAYHQSHVEWVGCALHDMIQPSFSFLVGVALPFSIAARTARGQSRLWMTLHAFWRALILVALGIFLRSMGKPQTNYTFEDTLTQIGLGYGFLFLLGLAPTPARWIALAVILVGYWAAFAAYPLPGPDFDWKAAGVAADWSHHLSGFAAHWNKNTNAAWAFDQWFLNLFPRKEPFLHNSGGYATLSFIPTLGTMILGLIAGDVLRSARSGVGKVLWLVVAGVVALAAGWALGEFGICPVVKRIWTPSWVLFSGGICLIALGLYYGIVDGAGCRTWAFPLAVVGANSIAAYCMEWFVTPFATTALLRHLGSTPFRYFGPEYEPFVIGCGVVAIEWLVLFWMYRRKLFLKI, encoded by the coding sequence ATCGACGCCTACCGCGGCACCGTCATGTTCTTGTTGTTGGCCGAGGCGCTGCGCCTGGCCGCGGTGGCGAAAGCGCTGCCCGAAAGCGGGCTGTGGAAGTTCCTCGCGTATCATCAGTCGCACGTCGAGTGGGTCGGGTGCGCGCTGCACGACATGATTCAGCCGTCGTTCTCGTTCCTCGTCGGCGTCGCCCTGCCGTTCTCGATCGCGGCACGAACGGCCCGCGGGCAATCGCGCTTGTGGATGACCTTGCACGCCTTCTGGCGGGCACTGATCCTCGTCGCGCTCGGGATCTTCCTCCGCTCGATGGGCAAGCCGCAGACCAACTACACGTTCGAAGACACGCTCACGCAAATCGGTCTCGGGTACGGGTTTCTTTTCCTGTTAGGTCTGGCTCCCACTCCGGCGCGGTGGATCGCGCTCGCGGTGATCCTGGTCGGGTATTGGGCGGCATTCGCCGCGTATCCACTTCCCGGCCCCGATTTCGATTGGAAGGCCGCCGGCGTCGCGGCCGATTGGTCGCACCACCTGAGCGGGTTCGCCGCCCACTGGAACAAAAACACTAACGCGGCCTGGGCGTTCGACCAGTGGTTTTTGAACCTCTTCCCACGCAAAGAGCCGTTCCTGCACAACTCGGGCGGGTACGCGACCCTCAGTTTCATCCCGACGCTCGGCACCATGATCCTCGGCCTGATCGCGGGCGACGTCCTCCGCTCGGCCCGCTCGGGCGTGGGTAAGGTGCTGTGGCTCGTGGTCGCCGGGGTGGTCGCGTTGGCGGCCGGGTGGGCTCTGGGCGAATTCGGGATCTGCCCGGTCGTAAAGCGGATTTGGACGCCCAGCTGGGTGCTGTTCAGCGGGGGGATCTGCTTGATTGCCCTCGGTCTGTATTACGGAATCGTCGATGGCGCCGGTTGTCGGACGTGGGCGTTCCCGCTCGCCGTCGTCGGGGCGAACTCGATCGCCGCCTACTGCATGGAGTGGTTCGTCACCCCCTTCGCGACGACCGCCTTGCTCCGCCACCTCGGGTCGACGCCGTTTCGGTATTTCGGCCCCGAATACGAGCCGTTCGTGATCGGCTGCGGAGTCGTCGCCATCGAGTGGTTGGTCTTGTTCTGGATGTACCGCCGGAAGCTGTTTTTGAAGATCTGA
- a CDS encoding tetratricopeptide repeat protein, with product MTARTRLLVGVVAVVLLAAGGWWAFRPGPSLPPPGPDQHLDDARRALAAGDYESAVEAARADLTARPGNPPTLLVLSQIFRRQGRLKDAEAALGRAVAAGVPEAEGRREAALLLAAQDYPPKAEGIIQRVVRDCPDDPEVLRAVSRAYFAKSRWLDAEILFTRLLVLDPNQPDILFERGTARMRAMYYGTAVEDFRAVLAKNPDNFQARLYLAQSLLGDARMAEAEPELKTCQRMRPELAEPVVGLAKCAVERDDLAGAEELLRRAAGLEKDSLLVVQEQAALSLRRQQYDAAIPLLKKVLAADPNNRQAHLNLAQALRSVGKLDESKVHEQRYQELDKLEEERLAAKRGMR from the coding sequence ATGACCGCCCGCACCCGGCTCCTGGTCGGCGTTGTCGCCGTGGTGCTGCTCGCGGCCGGCGGCTGGTGGGCGTTTCGGCCGGGGCCATCGCTCCCCCCGCCGGGACCGGATCAGCACCTCGATGACGCCCGCCGAGCGCTGGCTGCGGGCGACTACGAGAGCGCCGTCGAGGCCGCCCGCGCGGACCTCACCGCCCGCCCCGGCAATCCGCCGACGCTACTCGTGTTGTCCCAGATCTTTCGCCGGCAGGGTCGACTAAAAGACGCGGAAGCCGCATTGGGGCGGGCGGTCGCGGCCGGCGTGCCGGAGGCGGAGGGGCGGCGGGAAGCCGCCCTGCTTCTGGCCGCGCAAGATTACCCGCCGAAAGCCGAAGGGATCATTCAACGGGTTGTCCGCGATTGCCCGGACGATCCCGAAGTCCTTCGCGCCGTGTCGCGGGCGTACTTCGCGAAAAGCCGATGGCTCGATGCCGAGATCTTGTTCACCCGCCTTTTGGTCCTTGACCCGAACCAGCCCGACATCCTGTTCGAGCGTGGGACCGCGCGGATGCGCGCGATGTATTACGGGACCGCGGTCGAGGATTTCCGCGCCGTGCTGGCCAAGAATCCCGACAACTTCCAGGCCCGGCTCTACCTCGCCCAAAGCCTTCTTGGTGACGCGAGGATGGCCGAAGCCGAGCCGGAACTGAAGACCTGCCAGCGGATGCGGCCCGAACTCGCCGAGCCGGTGGTGGGGTTGGCCAAGTGCGCCGTCGAGCGAGACGACCTGGCCGGTGCCGAGGAGTTGCTCCGCCGGGCCGCCGGATTGGAAAAAGATTCCTTGCTCGTCGTTCAGGAGCAGGCCGCCCTCAGCTTGCGCCGCCAGCAGTACGACGCGGCCATTCCCCTCCTCAAAAAGGTACTGGCCGCGGACCCCAATAACCGTCAGGCCCACCTCAATCTGGCCCAGGCGCTGCGTTCGGTCGGTAAACTCGACGAGTCGAAGGTCCACGAGCAGCGATATCAGGAACTCGACAAGTTGGAAGAGGAGCGGTTAGCCGCCAAGCGGGGTATGCGGTAG
- a CDS encoding tetratricopeptide repeat protein gives MAGGPPARPGAGRPRSRRCGGTKRPRLPQGPTGSRHLPPRPRRLPPAADLFRAALADDPDDVYALFGSGRAAGFLGQWAEAETFYKAVLVRRPGHVETLLAIAQVREQQGDAKAALADLEQAAAGDPNRLETLYRLAKLLRVTGQNERAAEYEAKYRDLQGRLIKEAAAVPPAEPIKEEPR, from the coding sequence GTGGCAGGAGGGCCGCCGGCTCGACCTGGCGCGGGCCGACCTCGAAGCCGCCGTTGCGGCGGGACCAAACGCCCTCGACTACCCCAAGGCCCGACAGGCTCTCGCCATCTGCCTCCTCGACCTCGGCGACTTCCCCCCGCGGCCGACCTGTTCCGCGCCGCCCTCGCCGACGATCCGGACGACGTTTACGCGCTTTTCGGTTCCGGGCGGGCGGCCGGGTTTCTGGGCCAGTGGGCCGAGGCCGAGACGTTTTACAAAGCCGTACTCGTCCGCCGCCCGGGGCACGTCGAAACGCTGCTCGCCATCGCCCAGGTCCGCGAGCAGCAGGGTGATGCCAAAGCCGCTTTGGCCGACCTGGAGCAGGCCGCGGCGGGCGACCCGAACCGCCTGGAAACGCTCTACCGGCTCGCGAAACTACTGCGCGTAACGGGACAGAACGAGCGGGCCGCCGAGTACGAGGCCAAGTACCGGGATCTTCAGGGGCGGTTGATCAAGGAAGCCGCCGCCGTTCCCCCAGCCGAGCCCATCAAAGAGGAGCCACGATGA
- a CDS encoding DoxX family membrane protein, translating into MRTFKSATRWLCAALYVAAGVNHLARPEFYIRIMPPYLPWHAELVYLSGLFEIALGVLLVVPRYTVTAAWG; encoded by the coding sequence ATGCGAACCTTCAAATCGGCGACGCGGTGGCTGTGTGCGGCGTTGTACGTCGCGGCCGGGGTCAACCACCTCGCCCGGCCGGAGTTTTACATCCGCATCATGCCGCCGTACCTGCCCTGGCACGCGGAACTCGTCTATCTGAGTGGGCTGTTCGAGATCGCCTTGGGCGTTCTGTTGGTGGTCCCGCGGTATACTGTCACGGCGGCCTGGGGTTGA
- a CDS encoding carbohydrate-binding family 9-like protein — protein sequence MTPRFYQLGVAALVFALPLLMAAPPTAPVNPPVPRGYVAFKATTPPTIDGKLDDAVWAAAPWSEDFADIEGFDKPAPKYRTRMKMLWDDRALYIAAELVEPNVWATITEHDAVIFHDPDFEVFLDPDGDNHMYAELELNARNMTWDLLLTKPYKDGGTAVNAWEIRGLKTAVAVDGTLNDPRDTDRGWTVEIAWPWAGLKELTAAAVPPADGDHYRINFSRVEWDVDVKAGKVVKVPNRPEHNWVWSPQGVIDMHRPERWGEVQFSTKAAGPVAFRPDPARAVKDRLHDAYYAQHAYRARTGGYTAAADLLKLRPDPSGVPTLEATPRAFTASLKAPAAAGGKTWVLDQDARLRAE from the coding sequence ATGACGCCCCGGTTTTATCAGTTGGGAGTGGCGGCGTTGGTGTTCGCCCTTCCGCTCTTGATGGCCGCCCCGCCGACGGCTCCGGTCAACCCCCCAGTGCCTCGGGGCTATGTCGCCTTCAAGGCAACGACCCCGCCCACGATCGACGGCAAACTCGACGACGCCGTCTGGGCGGCCGCGCCGTGGAGTGAGGACTTCGCGGACATTGAAGGATTCGACAAGCCGGCTCCGAAATACCGGACGCGGATGAAGATGCTCTGGGATGACCGCGCGCTCTACATCGCCGCCGAGTTGGTCGAGCCGAACGTCTGGGCGACCATCACCGAACACGACGCCGTCATCTTCCACGATCCGGACTTCGAGGTCTTCTTGGACCCGGACGGCGACAATCACATGTACGCCGAGTTGGAGTTGAACGCCCGCAATATGACCTGGGACCTTCTCCTGACCAAGCCTTACAAGGACGGGGGCACGGCCGTGAACGCCTGGGAAATCCGCGGCCTCAAGACGGCCGTGGCCGTGGACGGCACTCTGAACGACCCACGAGACACCGACCGGGGCTGGACCGTCGAGATCGCCTGGCCGTGGGCGGGGTTGAAGGAGTTGACCGCCGCCGCCGTCCCGCCGGCGGACGGCGACCATTACCGGATCAACTTCTCTCGCGTCGAGTGGGACGTGGATGTGAAGGCCGGAAAGGTCGTGAAGGTGCCCAACCGGCCGGAACATAACTGGGTCTGGTCCCCGCAAGGGGTGATCGACATGCACCGCCCGGAGCGGTGGGGAGAGGTCCAGTTCAGCACCAAGGCCGCCGGGCCGGTGGCCTTCCGACCGGACCCGGCCCGAGCCGTCAAGGACCGCCTGCACGACGCCTATTACGCCCAGCATGCCTATCGCGCTCGCACCGGCGGGTACACCGCCGCTGCCGATCTGCTAAAACTCCGGCCCGATCCGTCTGGTGTGCCGACTCTGGAGGCGACCCCGCGTGCGTTCACCGCCTCCCTCAAGGCTCCGGCGGCGGCCGGCGGCAAGACCTGGGTACTCGACCAGGACGCCCGCCTCCGGGCCGAGTAG
- a CDS encoding alpha/beta hydrolase has translation MLLTKADAATARELIWKAHAEAVRRDRAGELKDRKLADGKLSMPFAFKTFGEKPKTGRSLWISLHGGGGAPARVNDQQWENQKKLYTVPEGLYLAPRAPTNTWDLWHTAHIDRLFGRLIEDLIVLEDVDPDRVYVLGYSAGGDGVYQIAPRMADRWAGAAMMAGHPNGVSPLSLRNVPFALQVGGNDAAYDRNKVAAEYGKKLDELQKDDPKGYTHFVKVHEGKGHWMDLEDKAALPWMAKFTRDPIPARVVWKQTGTPHERSYWLAVPPGTAKLDTLVVAEKNGQSVDVSKAEGVSTLLVRFDARTADLDKPVTITRAGKSLYTGVPPRTAGTLIRTLVGYGDPKLMFDAEVKVDLPSEIVLPAQSSRP, from the coding sequence GTGCTACTGACCAAGGCCGACGCCGCGACGGCCCGCGAGCTAATCTGGAAGGCCCACGCCGAGGCCGTCCGCCGGGACCGCGCCGGTGAACTCAAGGATCGGAAGCTGGCGGACGGCAAACTGTCGATGCCGTTCGCCTTCAAGACGTTCGGTGAGAAGCCCAAAACCGGCCGCAGTTTGTGGATCTCGCTTCACGGCGGCGGTGGCGCCCCGGCCCGGGTGAATGACCAACAGTGGGAGAACCAAAAGAAACTCTACACAGTGCCGGAGGGGTTGTACCTCGCCCCCCGCGCTCCGACGAACACCTGGGATCTGTGGCACACGGCGCACATCGACCGACTCTTCGGCCGGCTCATTGAAGATCTGATCGTGCTGGAGGATGTCGACCCGGATCGCGTCTACGTTCTGGGCTACTCCGCCGGCGGTGACGGGGTCTACCAAATAGCCCCGCGGATGGCAGACCGGTGGGCCGGGGCGGCCATGATGGCCGGCCACCCGAACGGCGTGTCGCCCCTGTCGCTCCGCAACGTCCCGTTCGCCCTCCAGGTCGGGGGCAACGACGCCGCCTACGATCGCAATAAAGTCGCGGCCGAGTATGGCAAGAAACTTGACGAACTCCAAAAGGACGACCCGAAGGGCTACACGCACTTCGTCAAGGTGCATGAAGGGAAAGGCCACTGGATGGACCTGGAGGACAAAGCAGCACTACCGTGGATGGCCAAGTTCACACGCGACCCGATCCCCGCCCGCGTGGTGTGGAAGCAGACCGGCACCCCACACGAGCGCTCGTACTGGCTGGCCGTCCCGCCCGGTACGGCCAAGCTCGACACACTTGTCGTGGCCGAGAAGAACGGCCAATCGGTCGACGTTTCCAAAGCGGAGGGAGTATCGACTCTACTCGTTAGATTCGACGCGCGCACCGCCGACCTCGACAAACCCGTGACGATCACCCGCGCCGGGAAGTCGCTGTACACGGGCGTGCCGCCCAGGACGGCCGGCACGCTGATTCGCACCCTGGTCGGGTACGGCGATCCCAAGCTCATGTTCGACGCCGAGGTGAAGGTCGACCTGCCGAGTGAGATTGTTCTGCCCGCCCAATCGTCCCGCCCGTGA
- a CDS encoding transglutaminase-like domain-containing protein, which translates to MINRVTVIVTLSLTMTSARAADPPKWDQGLTAALDRAGSNRTELEKALATAPADQRTGMAFLIANMPDADLRRLKADYLLTNTALAYRVRNEVKWGKTVPEDVFLNDVLPYANLDEPRDEWRAEFFELGLPLVKDCKTPTEAAMKLNSELFTKLKVKYSTRRRAANQGPKETIASGLASCSGLSIVLADACRAVGVPARLVGTPMWADKRGNHTWVEIWDNGWHFTGACEADPKGLDRGWFVGDAARAKADVPEHAIYAASFKRTAIHFPLIWATENKTVPAENVTARYTKPAPAAANTVRLLVRVRDADGIRVAVPVAVMPAGDKAVPLTGTARDEKADTNDILGFDLPARCEVVIRVGQVEKAVTTDAAGRQQIVDISLPRK; encoded by the coding sequence GTGATAAACCGCGTCACCGTGATCGTTACGCTCTCCCTTACCATGACTTCGGCCCGTGCGGCGGACCCGCCCAAGTGGGACCAAGGCTTGACCGCGGCACTCGATCGGGCGGGGAGCAACCGCACGGAGTTGGAAAAGGCACTGGCCACGGCGCCAGCCGACCAGCGGACCGGGATGGCATTCCTCATCGCCAACATGCCGGACGCCGACCTGCGCCGGCTCAAGGCGGATTACCTCCTGACCAACACCGCCCTGGCATACCGAGTACGGAACGAGGTGAAGTGGGGGAAGACCGTACCCGAAGACGTGTTCCTCAACGACGTCCTCCCTTACGCCAACCTCGACGAACCGCGGGACGAATGGCGGGCGGAGTTCTTTGAACTCGGCTTACCGCTCGTGAAGGACTGCAAGACACCGACCGAGGCGGCCATGAAGCTGAACTCGGAACTCTTTACCAAACTCAAGGTCAAGTACTCGACCAGGCGGCGGGCCGCGAACCAGGGACCGAAGGAGACCATCGCCAGCGGGCTGGCGTCTTGCAGCGGATTGTCGATCGTGCTGGCCGACGCCTGCCGGGCCGTCGGTGTGCCCGCGCGGTTGGTGGGCACGCCGATGTGGGCGGACAAGCGGGGCAACCACACCTGGGTGGAAATCTGGGACAACGGCTGGCACTTCACCGGGGCGTGTGAGGCGGACCCGAAGGGGCTCGATCGGGGGTGGTTCGTGGGCGACGCTGCCCGGGCCAAAGCCGACGTCCCGGAACACGCTATCTACGCCGCGAGCTTCAAACGAACTGCCATCCACTTCCCCCTCATTTGGGCGACAGAGAACAAAACAGTTCCGGCCGAGAACGTCACAGCTCGGTACACCAAACCGGCCCCGGCTGCGGCCAATACGGTCCGCCTCCTCGTCCGCGTTCGCGACGCCGACGGGATCCGGGTGGCCGTCCCGGTAGCGGTCATGCCGGCGGGAGACAAGGCGGTTCCTCTGACCGGCACCGCCCGCGACGAGAAGGCCGACACCAACGACATCCTCGGCTTTGACCTACCAGCCAGGTGTGAGGTTGTGATTCGTGTCGGTCAGGTCGAGAAGGCCGTCACTACCGACGCCGCCGGTAGACAACAAATCGTTGACATCTCGCTCCCGCGGAAGTGA